Proteins from one Dermacentor variabilis isolate Ectoservices chromosome 1, ASM5094787v1, whole genome shotgun sequence genomic window:
- the LOC142571693 gene encoding uncharacterized protein LOC142571693 isoform X2, protein MAPLHYWTTASFRTNMFAGISFKIRETHPSIQFRPFEDSKKRTLNKNVQDCEVLAALTTCGRIPPSQEGVSV, encoded by the exons atggcaccactgcactattggactacggcaag TTTCAGAACAAACATGTTTGCTGGGATATCATTCAAGATCCGAGAAACCCACCCTTCCATTCAATTCAGGCCATTCGAAGATAGTAAAAAGAG gacattgaataagaacgtgcaggactgtgaggttttggccgcacttactacatgtgggaggataccccccagtcaagag ggtgtaagtgtctga
- the LOC142571693 gene encoding uncharacterized protein LOC142571693 isoform X1: MAPLHYWTTARTLNKNVQDCEVLAALTTCGRIPPSQEVLLQLQKALNVLFSISWALTLTMLEYKTQSSAYKRSLTAVLVTTLSTSLR; the protein is encoded by the exons atggcaccactgcactattggactacggcaag gacattgaataagaacgtgcaggactgtgaggttttggccgcacttactacatgtgggaggataccccccagtcaagag GTCTTGCTCCAGTTGCAGAAGGCATTGAACGTGTTATTCAGCATCTCCTGGGCATTGACGCTGACGATGTTAGAGTACAAGacacagtcgtctgcatacaAACGGAGCTTAACAGCAGTGTTAGTAACAACACTCTCGACATCATTAAGGTAA